In Candidatus Edwardsbacteria bacterium, one genomic interval encodes:
- the wecB gene encoding UDP-N-acetylglucosamine 2-epimerase (non-hydrolyzing) — MKFLTVIGARPQFIKAAPLSRALREKHREILVHTGQHYDYGMSQQFFRELHIPRPDYNLEVGSGLHGAQTAAMLAKLEPVVVRQRPDAIIIFGDTNSTLAGALIAAKLHIPLAHIEAGMRSFNRMMPEEVNRVVADHLSNMHFCSTNTAVKNLKKEGITSGLHMVGDIMYDAMKDILPTKARTAKIIEKLSLVPGDYLLVTIHRAENTDNPDNLSAIMEALLSSGKKAVFPVHPRTEKKLKEFLLWDKLKGSDNILLIPPQGYRESLALQSAAHAVITDSGGIQKEAYLLKTPCLTVRRETEWVETVKTGWNQLVGPDKKRILKALAGLKPPAAHPDLYGRGRAARLIVGHLERHLDR, encoded by the coding sequence ATGAAGTTTTTAACCGTCATCGGGGCCCGCCCCCAGTTCATCAAGGCCGCCCCGCTCTCCCGGGCCCTCAGGGAAAAGCACCGGGAGATCCTGGTGCACACCGGCCAGCATTACGATTACGGCATGTCCCAGCAGTTCTTCAGGGAGCTGCACATTCCCCGGCCGGATTATAACCTGGAGGTGGGCTCCGGCCTGCACGGGGCCCAGACCGCCGCCATGCTGGCCAAGCTGGAGCCGGTGGTCGTCAGACAAAGACCCGATGCCATCATAATCTTCGGCGACACCAATTCCACCCTGGCCGGGGCGCTGATCGCCGCCAAGCTGCATATCCCGTTGGCCCATATCGAGGCCGGCATGCGCAGCTTCAACCGGATGATGCCGGAGGAGGTCAACCGGGTGGTGGCCGATCACCTGTCGAATATGCATTTCTGCTCCACCAACACTGCGGTGAAGAACCTAAAGAAAGAGGGGATCACCAGCGGCCTCCATATGGTGGGCGACATCATGTACGATGCCATGAAGGATATTCTCCCCACCAAAGCCCGGACTGCAAAAATAATCGAGAAACTGTCGCTGGTGCCGGGAGATTACCTGCTGGTGACCATCCACCGGGCGGAGAATACCGATAACCCCGATAACCTGTCGGCCATCATGGAGGCCCTGCTCTCATCCGGCAAAAAGGCGGTCTTCCCGGTCCATCCCCGCACCGAGAAAAAGCTGAAGGAATTTTTGCTGTGGGATAAGTTAAAAGGATCGGATAACATCCTGCTGATCCCGCCCCAGGGATACCGGGAGTCCCTGGCCCTGCAGTCGGCCGCCCATGCGGTGATCACCGATTCAGGAGGCATCCAGAAGGAGGCCTACCTGCTGAAAACCCCCTGTTTGACGGTGCGCCGCGAGACCGAATGGGTGGAGACGGTCAAGACCGGCTGGAACCAGCTGGTGGGGCCGGACAAAAAACGCATCTTAAAAGCCCTGGCCGGATTGAAGCCGCCGGCCGCCCATCCCGATCTTTACGGCCGGGGCCGGGCCGCCCGGCTGATAGTGGGGCATCTGGAAAGGCACCTGGACAGATGA
- a CDS encoding glycosyltransferase, whose translation MKRLLVLNYYHPPQGGVHRVVKFIKYLPQNGWQPVVIAPHPRGIYRYDDSLSKDLRQAQVFRTGSLDPMHLSSSRIDPETVSRHRGFIELINNFFIPDNKIGWVPFAVQAALKIFRQEPFDAIFSSAPPFSSHLAGLSIKRLVSRPLVCDFRDAWSQPNTLNRGYSSLRLHLNRRLEGLVVRQADMITAINAPILEGLQNIGLKKASAKVVLPQGFDPLDFLPEDSRPGSDSFIIAYTGSLTKYRRIDVLARALRELLQRRPPLAKKIKIILAGVYKPEDLAIARQLGLSEYFEFRGHLAHDRIIEILEAATVLWFTIGREEGPTVSTSKVYEYLGARKPILASIPDSSPAAQLIRETGTGTVLDPDDHLGLADQIGQLFHQWQNQRPVFHPDDKARQKYDRRLITQQLAARLNRLV comes from the coding sequence ATGAAGCGCCTGCTGGTCCTCAATTATTATCACCCTCCCCAAGGCGGCGTTCACCGGGTGGTGAAATTCATAAAATACCTGCCCCAGAACGGCTGGCAGCCGGTGGTGATAGCCCCCCATCCCCGGGGCATCTACCGGTATGATGATTCCCTGTCCAAGGATCTGCGCCAGGCCCAGGTATTCCGCACCGGTTCTTTGGACCCCATGCATCTTTCCTCTTCCAGGATCGATCCCGAAACCGTCAGCCGCCATCGCGGCTTCATCGAACTGATCAACAACTTCTTTATCCCCGATAATAAGATCGGCTGGGTGCCTTTCGCCGTTCAGGCCGCCCTTAAGATCTTCCGGCAGGAACCTTTCGACGCCATCTTCTCGTCCGCCCCGCCTTTTTCCTCGCACCTGGCCGGCCTGTCCATCAAACGACTGGTCTCCCGGCCTCTGGTCTGTGACTTTCGGGACGCCTGGTCCCAGCCCAACACCCTTAACCGGGGATATTCTTCACTCCGGCTGCATCTTAACCGCCGCCTGGAGGGCCTGGTCGTCAGGCAGGCCGATATGATAACAGCCATCAATGCCCCGATCCTGGAGGGCCTGCAAAACATCGGCCTGAAAAAAGCCAGTGCTAAGGTCGTCCTGCCCCAGGGGTTCGATCCCCTGGATTTCCTGCCGGAGGATAGCCGGCCCGGATCGGACAGCTTTATCATAGCCTACACCGGCTCTTTGACCAAATATCGGCGGATAGATGTTTTGGCCCGGGCCCTTCGCGAACTGCTGCAAAGAAGACCGCCCCTGGCCAAAAAGATCAAAATAATCCTGGCCGGGGTATATAAACCGGAAGATCTGGCGATCGCCCGGCAGTTGGGCCTCTCCGAATATTTTGAATTCCGGGGGCATCTGGCCCACGACCGGATAATCGAAATACTGGAAGCGGCCACCGTCCTGTGGTTCACGATCGGACGGGAGGAGGGACCGACCGTCTCCACCAGCAAGGTTTACGAATATCTGGGGGCCCGAAAACCGATCCTGGCCTCGATCCCGGATTCCAGCCCCGCCGCCCAATTGATCAGAGAAACCGGCACCGGCACGGTATTGGACCCCGATGATCATCTGGGACTGGCAGATCAGATCGGGCAGCTTTTCCATCAGTGGCAGAACCAGCGGCCCGTCTTTCACCCCGATGACAAGGCCCGGCAGAAATATGACCGGCGCCTGATAACCCAACAGCTGGCGGCCCGCCTCAACCGGCTGGTCTAA
- a CDS encoding glycosyltransferase family 4 protein, whose translation MTRNPPQSVLFLLPSVKIGGGNRVVFELANGLIEKYPVEIWYPRGSGECYYKTAPGVQLRAIGLAGDDLIIRAVNIILLFLGVNLSANRFKHIISTGQILGPLLVFIPGATVYNFIQADDLLIFSDLALLRNKFIYGIYKLFTRLSYRYPTVRFIFNSGYSHRRFLENSGRSNAPRSLVRPGVDPAVFNHDRRQKTGGGKKLRLAYLGRFHPVKGLRTMITAFGLLPEDTKQKLTVTLVSPDDLTAYDIPREWRVESPLNDTALATILRSSDLFVSTSLSEGFGLPALEAMACGCSVILSQNGGSTEYARPGQNCLAYHPRDGRALARHIIRLVDDEKLRKQISHQAVMTAGHFTWRRSLAELSRILDHE comes from the coding sequence ATGACAAGAAATCCGCCGCAGTCCGTCCTGTTTCTGCTGCCGTCCGTCAAGATCGGCGGCGGCAATAGGGTTGTTTTCGAACTGGCCAATGGCTTGATTGAAAAATACCCGGTAGAAATATGGTACCCCAGGGGGTCCGGTGAATGTTATTACAAGACTGCCCCCGGGGTGCAGCTCAGAGCCATTGGCCTGGCCGGTGATGATCTTATCATTCGGGCTGTAAATATAATATTGCTGTTTTTGGGGGTCAACCTGTCGGCCAACAGGTTCAAGCATATAATCTCCACCGGCCAGATCCTGGGTCCTCTTCTGGTATTCATCCCCGGGGCAACTGTTTATAACTTCATTCAGGCGGACGATCTTCTGATATTCAGCGATCTGGCCCTGTTGCGCAATAAATTCATCTATGGCATCTACAAGCTTTTTACCCGCTTAAGCTACCGGTATCCCACCGTCCGTTTTATCTTCAACTCCGGTTACAGCCACCGCCGGTTCCTGGAAAATTCCGGCCGTTCTAATGCGCCCCGGTCGCTGGTCCGCCCCGGGGTGGATCCCGCTGTTTTCAATCATGACCGCCGGCAAAAAACGGGGGGCGGGAAGAAGCTCCGCCTGGCATACCTGGGCAGGTTCCATCCCGTAAAAGGCCTCCGGACAATGATAACGGCCTTCGGTCTTCTGCCGGAGGATACAAAACAAAAATTGACCGTCACCCTGGTCAGCCCCGACGATCTTACGGCTTACGACATCCCCCGGGAATGGCGGGTGGAAAGCCCCCTGAACGACACGGCCCTGGCTACAATACTTAGATCCAGCGATCTGTTCGTATCCACCAGCCTTAGCGAGGGGTTTGGGCTTCCGGCCCTGGAGGCCATGGCCTGCGGCTGCTCCGTCATCCTGAGCCAGAACGGCGGAAGCACGGAATATGCCCGCCCCGGACAAAACTGCCTGGCCTACCATCCCCGGGACGGCCGGGCCCTGGCCAGGCACATCATCCGGCTGGTGGATGACGAAAAACTCCGCAAGCAAATTTCCCATCAGGCGGTCATGACCGCAGGACATTTCACCTGGCGGCGTTCGTTGGCAGAATTATCGCGGATACTGGACCATGAATAA
- a CDS encoding radical SAM protein produces MNKFDLSHLLSDSPFLRPLAYRVLSSGRLGRNPWYRRLYSRRINEVQQRGLPYPATVAIEGTNACNAACLMCGHKGMKRAPGVMSLELYQRVLEQLQGWPIRSLLLSGFGEPLLDPHLEERISLARSKGFENIGLVSNASLLSPEKAEKLIWAGLDFMHISLDGASPETYHKLRPGLDYHEVVKNIGHILSLSPRPQIHLQVVTLSDNQAEITDLRRLWKGKADRLIFRQAQDWAGQVPLPDREHSPHLVEREHWPPCRYLWEQLNIYWDGTVPACCLDYEARQTVGNAQRDALASIWQGAALEGLRQKHNAGQRDQLSLCRHCRYFSVWW; encoded by the coding sequence ATGAATAAATTTGATCTCTCCCATTTATTATCAGACTCGCCTTTCTTAAGGCCCCTGGCTTACCGGGTTCTCTCATCGGGCCGGCTGGGCCGGAATCCCTGGTACCGGCGTCTCTATTCCCGGCGGATAAATGAGGTGCAGCAAAGAGGGCTGCCCTATCCCGCGACGGTGGCCATCGAGGGCACCAATGCCTGCAATGCGGCCTGCCTCATGTGCGGCCACAAGGGTATGAAACGGGCCCCGGGGGTGATGTCGCTGGAGCTGTATCAGAGGGTCCTGGAGCAGCTGCAGGGCTGGCCCATCCGGAGTCTTCTGCTGTCCGGCTTCGGGGAGCCGCTGCTGGATCCCCATCTGGAGGAACGCATCTCCCTGGCAAGATCGAAGGGCTTTGAAAATATCGGCCTGGTCAGCAACGCCTCCCTGCTCTCCCCGGAAAAGGCCGAAAAGCTGATCTGGGCCGGGCTGGATTTCATGCACATCAGCCTGGACGGAGCTTCCCCGGAAACCTATCATAAACTGCGCCCCGGGCTCGATTACCATGAAGTGGTTAAGAATATCGGCCATATCCTGTCGCTTTCACCCCGGCCCCAGATCCATCTCCAGGTGGTCACCCTCAGCGATAATCAAGCAGAGATAACCGACCTGCGGCGTTTATGGAAGGGCAAAGCCGACCGCCTGATATTCCGGCAGGCCCAGGACTGGGCCGGCCAGGTGCCCCTTCCGGACCGGGAGCACAGCCCGCACCTGGTGGAACGGGAGCATTGGCCGCCCTGCCGTTACCTCTGGGAGCAGCTGAACATCTACTGGGACGGGACCGTGCCGGCCTGCTGCCTGGATTACGAGGCCCGGCAGACCGTAGGGAACGCCCAAAGGGATGCTTTGGCCTCCATCTGGCAGGGAGCTGCTTTGGAAGGCCTGCGGCAAAAACATAATGCCGGCCAAAGGGACCAGCTGTCCCTCTGCCGGCACTGCCGTTATTTTTCGGTCTGGTGGTGA
- the smpB gene encoding SsrA-binding protein SmpB encodes MMIESILNKKARYDYEIIDRLETGIVLRGTEVKSIRQGQANLKDSFAMVKGRELFLFNMHVSPYDHGNRYNLEATRPRKLLLHREQIRKLTAQQKEKSLSLIPLSLYFVKGKVKIDLALAKGKKQYDRREDIKKRDVDREMRGTNKGRFRG; translated from the coding sequence ATGATGATCGAAAGCATATTAAATAAAAAAGCCCGGTACGATTACGAGATAATCGACCGGCTGGAGACCGGGATCGTCCTGCGGGGCACCGAGGTCAAGTCCATCCGCCAGGGGCAGGCCAACCTCAAGGACAGTTTTGCCATGGTCAAGGGCCGGGAGCTGTTCCTGTTCAACATGCATGTTTCCCCCTATGATCACGGCAACCGCTACAACCTGGAGGCCACCCGGCCCAGAAAGCTGCTGCTGCACCGGGAGCAGATCCGGAAACTGACCGCCCAGCAAAAAGAGAAGAGCCTGTCCCTGATCCCGCTGTCGCTGTATTTTGTAAAGGGAAAGGTGAAGATCGATCTGGCCCTGGCCAAAGGCAAGAAACAGTATGACCGGCGGGAGGACATCAAGAAGCGGGACGTGGACCGGGAGATGAGGGGCACCAACAAGGGGAGGTTCCGGGGATAG
- a CDS encoding DUF2007 domain-containing protein: protein MTPFCPNCRTEYREGFKNCSDCGSHLVAALPPEADNREELDSNLLAVYDAPDQMSALALSSLLNDHGIRNIVKSEQIPMYDGVARMLFPRWGRVMVLEHQYQKARELIDEYLSGEALAEDEPPPA, encoded by the coding sequence ATGACGCCTTTCTGCCCCAACTGCCGGACCGAATACCGCGAAGGATTCAAGAACTGCTCGGATTGCGGATCCCACCTGGTGGCGGCCCTGCCGCCGGAGGCCGACAACCGGGAGGAGCTGGATTCTAACCTGCTGGCGGTCTATGATGCCCCGGACCAGATGTCGGCCCTGGCCCTGTCGTCCCTTTTGAATGACCACGGCATCCGGAACATCGTCAAATCGGAACAGATACCCATGTACGACGGGGTGGCCAGGATGCTGTTTCCCCGCTGGGGCCGGGTGATGGTACTGGAACACCAGTATCAAAAGGCCCGGGAGCTGATAGATGAATACCTGTCCGGGGAGGCCCTGGCCGAAGACGAACCCCCGCCGGCATAG
- a CDS encoding diguanylate cyclase has protein sequence MAEILIVDQDRLFALTLVHVLSGHHHQSVLASDEKEVVSIIRDRNIDLILVDAELASRKNLHLLKYLRQANPDIPVVLSISKKVDKDDREQLRSGLYDYINKPFGHEELLLAVERGLERRRLQNENRQLLADLKQRIRELSTFNTIAKTLNSTLNLKEVLDIVMGKVKELIKAEAWSILMLDEKTNELVFEVATGEKGQQVKEMRLGMGQGVAGWVAQNQRPVIVPDTAQDQRFFKGLDQKTGFRTRSIIATPLMSRGRLIGVVEIINKLGDASFEQKDLDLLQTLTDHAAIAIENARLYEKARRLAITDDLTGLYNSRHCDMFLKKALDEAVKKGQPLSLIFIDLDHMKEVDDTYGHLMGGHALKEVADRIAGEVNPPDMASRYGGDEYVIVLPGKDSRQAMELAETIRRKIEAQPFLTDHKLSCRITASIGIANYPEQAGSTDELFSKADQAMYQVKESGKNRVKLYDK, from the coding sequence ATGGCGGAGATACTGATCGTCGACCAGGACCGGCTCTTTGCCCTGACCCTGGTCCATGTCCTGAGCGGTCATCACCACCAATCGGTGCTGGCCTCCGACGAAAAGGAGGTGGTGAGCATCATCCGGGACCGCAACATCGACCTGATCCTGGTGGATGCCGAGCTGGCCAGCCGCAAGAACCTCCATCTGCTGAAGTATTTGAGGCAGGCCAACCCCGATATTCCGGTGGTGCTTTCGATATCCAAGAAGGTCGACAAGGACGACCGGGAGCAGCTCAGGAGCGGACTGTACGACTACATCAACAAGCCGTTCGGGCACGAGGAACTGCTGCTGGCGGTGGAACGGGGCCTGGAAAGGCGGCGCCTCCAGAACGAGAACCGCCAGCTGCTGGCCGATCTCAAGCAGCGGATCCGGGAGTTGTCCACCTTCAACACCATCGCCAAGACACTCAACTCCACCCTCAATCTCAAAGAGGTGCTGGACATAGTGATGGGCAAGGTCAAGGAGCTGATCAAGGCCGAGGCCTGGTCCATTTTGATGCTGGACGAAAAGACCAACGAACTGGTGTTCGAGGTGGCCACCGGGGAGAAGGGCCAGCAGGTGAAGGAGATGAGGCTGGGCATGGGGCAGGGGGTGGCCGGCTGGGTGGCCCAGAACCAGCGGCCGGTGATCGTGCCGGATACCGCCCAGGATCAGCGTTTCTTCAAGGGCCTGGACCAGAAGACCGGATTCCGCACCCGGTCCATCATCGCCACCCCCCTGATGTCGCGGGGCCGGCTGATCGGAGTGGTGGAGATAATAAACAAACTGGGCGACGCCTCTTTTGAACAGAAGGACCTGGACCTGCTGCAGACCCTGACCGACCATGCCGCCATAGCCATTGAGAACGCCCGGCTGTACGAAAAGGCCCGGAGGCTGGCCATCACCGACGACCTGACCGGGCTGTATAATTCCCGGCACTGCGACATGTTCCTGAAGAAGGCCCTGGATGAGGCGGTAAAAAAGGGCCAGCCGCTGTCCCTGATATTCATAGACCTGGACCACATGAAGGAGGTGGACGATACCTACGGCCACCTGATGGGCGGGCACGCCCTGAAGGAGGTGGCCGACCGGATAGCCGGGGAGGTCAACCCGCCGGACATGGCCTCGCGCTACGGCGGCGACGAATACGTGATCGTCCTGCCCGGCAAGGATTCCCGGCAGGCCATGGAACTGGCCGAGACCATCAGGAGGAAGATCGAGGCCCAGCCGTTCCTGACCGATCACAAACTGTCGTGCCGGATAACGGCCAGCATCGGCATCGCCAATTATCCGGAGCAGGCCGGAAGCACCGACGAGCTGTTCTCCAAGGCCGACCAGGCCATGTACCAGGTCAAGGAATCGGGAAAGAACCGGGTCAAACTGTACGATAAATGA
- a CDS encoding creatininase family protein — translation MEHRMERLNWKQFQKTVPGKTDIVLLPVGTIEAHGPGVLGTDAIIPGYLADRLSRPLNALVAPAINYGVTNSLIGFPGSLTVSPQTLRAYVREAAFSLADAGFRKIIVLNGHGGNIDSLDDLGAGLWRDKKAGCLVIHWWMAAEEASAKYFDGSGHAGADELAALMAIDPTLVSKADYRREEAGHRFEGISMHPFYRSMILNQPGKGYPVFNSARAKKYMEAVVVKLTSDIKQILAGWEKII, via the coding sequence ATGGAACACCGAATGGAGAGATTGAACTGGAAGCAGTTCCAAAAGACGGTCCCCGGCAAGACCGACATCGTCCTGCTGCCGGTGGGGACCATCGAGGCCCACGGACCCGGGGTTTTGGGCACCGATGCCATCATCCCCGGCTACCTGGCCGACCGGCTTTCCCGCCCGCTCAACGCCCTGGTGGCCCCGGCCATCAACTACGGCGTCACCAATTCCCTGATCGGCTTTCCGGGGTCGCTGACCGTCAGCCCCCAGACCCTCAGGGCCTATGTCCGGGAGGCGGCCTTCAGCCTGGCCGACGCCGGCTTCAGAAAGATCATCGTGCTCAACGGCCACGGCGGAAACATCGACAGCCTGGACGATCTGGGGGCCGGGCTGTGGAGGGATAAAAAGGCCGGCTGCCTGGTGATCCACTGGTGGATGGCGGCCGAAGAGGCATCGGCCAAATATTTCGACGGCTCGGGCCATGCCGGGGCCGACGAGCTGGCGGCCCTGATGGCCATCGATCCGACCCTGGTCTCCAAGGCCGACTACCGCCGGGAGGAGGCCGGGCACCGTTTTGAGGGCATCAGCATGCACCCCTTCTACCGGAGCATGATATTGAACCAGCCGGGCAAGGGCTATCCGGTGTTCAATTCCGCCCGGGCCAAGAAATATATGGAGGCGGTGGTGGTGAAATTAACCTCGGACATCAAACAGATATTGGCCGGCTGGGAGAAGATCATCTGA
- a CDS encoding rhomboid family intramembrane serine protease, with protein MIPLKDDIPSSRFPAVNTLLIALNGLVFLYEVGLGQEVSQFIQRFGLVPASALSLGIAGWGSIFSSMFIHGGWEHIIGNMLYLFIFGDNVEDALGHVKYLFFYLLCGLAAAWGHILFNPHSAIPTVGASGAVAGVLGAYLLLYPRAGVLTVIPLGIFIRIVRVPAVLVLGFWIVLQLLFGLISLPLPGEQSGGIAWFAHIGGFFAGMLLAGPFVRRRNKGSFV; from the coding sequence ATGATACCCCTCAAGGACGACATACCCTCATCCCGTTTTCCGGCGGTCAACACCCTACTGATCGCCCTCAACGGGCTGGTCTTTCTCTATGAGGTCGGGTTGGGCCAGGAGGTCTCGCAATTCATCCAGCGCTTCGGTCTGGTCCCCGCCAGCGCGCTGAGCCTGGGCATTGCCGGATGGGGGAGCATCTTTTCCTCCATGTTCATCCACGGCGGCTGGGAGCACATCATCGGCAACATGCTGTATCTTTTCATCTTCGGCGACAACGTGGAGGATGCCTTGGGCCATGTCAAATATCTGTTCTTTTATCTGCTGTGCGGCCTGGCCGCCGCCTGGGGGCATATATTGTTCAATCCCCATTCGGCCATCCCCACGGTGGGGGCCTCGGGGGCGGTGGCCGGGGTGCTGGGGGCCTATCTGCTGCTGTATCCCCGGGCCGGGGTGCTGACGGTTATACCCCTGGGCATCTTCATCCGGATAGTCAGGGTCCCGGCCGTCCTGGTGCTGGGGTTCTGGATAGTGCTGCAGCTGCTGTTCGGGCTGATCAGCCTGCCATTGCCGGGCGAGCAGTCCGGCGGCATCGCCTGGTTCGCCCATATCGGCGGCTTCTTTGCCGGGATGCTGCTGGCCGGCCCGTTTGTCCGCCGGAGAAATAAAGGGTCTTTTGTTTAA
- a CDS encoding VWA domain-containing protein, producing the protein MKLILIILITALSFWSLASEKERTGRKLWLGLAGMRLLAIILFALALWGIPLDLNIFARPENNIALVADASRSMAQRDGRPTGRFDRAMELLGKIPSRQDVKKYIYDQNGLREALPGRPVEYSDNTDLIKMIKAAVSLKPKAVVLLSDGNHNAPGDPASGTAGGDLPIYTVGIGPEADDQHPSISRINAPEDISPGQKAVIELQLENVSDRGKMVLSDNRGRTLQQAEYSSGKKTITLETVPPVMGLNRYTVNMLSGGDTVDRKNMVINVKKDRINVLYLSGDPGWDLRFMQQTAADAKNIEFNPYLWKDDRWSGIGSQEGERQDPGDKIKTADVIVLQGVRESLLDRGLEGEIAARVRDEGCGLLIIGLDWLWAFRSRQLYAIAPLMPSSHSETAEGTVSLTEYFPASGLFDRSLAEQVAKRMVKYPPLNIRGKVKQLAADAVLLASLENKKENLPFWAWRYFGRGRVMQIAASSLWPWKLTARGMLGDSLVYPALITGSFRWLAGMEDQNITLYTDRSFYYPDEKVIFQGTMPAENSRAQGLEWSVEIKGRNGLRQRSKLSQWGPGLYIFDAGALPPGEYRYESILSSEDKKLNDLSGRFWVEPFPYQERERFQNRGLLREISRVTRGRYWDIDSVAGNDDWLDQVEPQPAEAERPLVPWLFPLVMALLLAGEWYWRRRSGLS; encoded by the coding sequence ATGAAGTTGATCCTGATAATCCTGATAACGGCCCTGTCCTTCTGGTCGCTGGCAAGCGAAAAGGAAAGGACCGGCCGTAAGCTGTGGCTGGGGTTGGCCGGAATGCGGCTTTTGGCCATCATCCTGTTCGCTTTGGCCCTATGGGGAATTCCACTTGATCTGAATATTTTTGCCAGGCCGGAGAACAACATCGCCCTGGTGGCGGATGCCAGCCGCAGCATGGCCCAGCGTGACGGCCGTCCGACCGGACGTTTTGACAGGGCGATGGAGCTGCTGGGCAAAATACCCTCCCGGCAGGATGTAAAAAAATACATCTATGACCAGAACGGCCTGCGGGAGGCCCTGCCCGGCCGGCCGGTTGAGTATTCCGACAATACCGATCTGATAAAGATGATCAAAGCGGCGGTCTCCTTAAAGCCGAAAGCGGTGGTGCTGTTGTCGGACGGCAATCATAACGCGCCGGGAGATCCGGCATCCGGGACAGCCGGCGGGGATCTTCCGATATACACCGTTGGCATCGGCCCGGAGGCTGATGATCAACACCCCTCGATCTCCCGGATAAATGCACCGGAGGACATCTCTCCCGGGCAGAAGGCGGTGATCGAGCTGCAGCTGGAAAATGTCAGTGACCGGGGCAAGATGGTCCTGAGCGACAACCGGGGAAGAACCCTGCAGCAGGCGGAATACTCTTCCGGTAAAAAAACGATCACACTGGAAACAGTCCCCCCCGTAATGGGACTCAACCGTTATACCGTGAACATGCTGTCCGGGGGCGACACCGTCGACCGAAAAAATATGGTGATCAACGTAAAAAAAGACCGGATCAATGTTCTCTATTTGTCAGGCGATCCGGGATGGGATCTGCGGTTCATGCAGCAGACGGCGGCCGATGCCAAAAATATCGAATTTAACCCCTATCTGTGGAAGGATGACCGCTGGTCGGGCATCGGCAGCCAGGAGGGAGAACGGCAGGATCCGGGGGATAAAATAAAAACCGCCGATGTGATCGTTCTGCAGGGTGTCCGGGAAAGCCTGCTGGACAGAGGCCTGGAGGGCGAAATCGCCGCCCGGGTGCGGGACGAAGGATGCGGTCTTTTGATAATAGGCCTGGACTGGCTCTGGGCCTTTCGCAGCCGCCAGCTGTATGCCATTGCACCCCTGATGCCTTCGTCCCACAGCGAAACCGCCGAGGGAACGGTTTCGCTGACGGAATATTTCCCGGCCTCCGGCCTGTTCGATCGATCCCTGGCCGAACAGGTCGCCAAACGGATGGTAAAATATCCTCCCTTGAACATCAGGGGGAAGGTCAAACAGTTGGCTGCCGATGCGGTGCTATTGGCCAGCCTTGAAAACAAGAAAGAGAACCTGCCCTTTTGGGCCTGGCGCTACTTCGGCCGGGGACGGGTGATGCAGATAGCAGCATCGTCGCTGTGGCCCTGGAAATTGACCGCCCGGGGGATGCTGGGAGACAGCCTGGTCTATCCCGCCTTGATCACCGGGAGTTTTCGCTGGCTGGCCGGGATGGAGGATCAGAACATAACCCTGTACACCGATCGAAGCTTTTATTATCCCGACGAAAAGGTCATTTTCCAGGGAACCATGCCGGCGGAAAACAGCCGGGCCCAGGGTCTGGAGTGGTCGGTTGAGATCAAGGGCAGAAACGGCCTCCGGCAAAGAAGTAAATTGTCACAGTGGGGACCGGGGCTTTATATATTCGATGCCGGGGCCCTGCCGCCGGGAGAGTACCGCTATGAATCCATCCTTTCGTCGGAGGACAAAAAACTAAACGATCTCTCCGGCCGATTCTGGGTGGAGCCCTTCCCCTATCAGGAAAGGGAGCGTTTCCAGAACCGGGGATTGTTAAGGGAGATATCCCGGGTCACCCGGGGAAGATACTGGGATATCGATTCGGTGGCCGGCAATGATGACTGGCTGGATCAGGTCGAACCGCAACCGGCGGAGGCAGAAAGACCTTTGGTCCCCTGGCTGTTTCCGCTGGTCATGGCCCTGCTGCTGGCCGGGGAATGGTACTGGCGGCGGCGCTCCGGATTAAGCTGA
- a CDS encoding PAS domain-containing protein produces MAGEWVDGFGGAVTVCDKEGVILYMNDKAVVTFARYGGRELIGRNLLDCHPEPARSKLKAMMNEQRTNVYTIEKNGIKKLIHQSPWFRDGKYRGFVELSLEIPFDMPHFERK; encoded by the coding sequence ATGGCCGGGGAGTGGGTGGACGGATTCGGCGGTGCGGTGACGGTCTGCGACAAGGAGGGGGTCATCCTTTACATGAACGACAAGGCCGTTGTCACCTTTGCCAGATACGGCGGCCGGGAGCTGATCGGCCGGAACCTTTTGGACTGCCATCCCGAACCGGCCAGGAGCAAGCTCAAGGCTATGATGAATGAACAGCGGACCAACGTCTACACCATCGAGAAGAACGGCATCAAGAAGCTGATCCACCAAAGCCCCTGGTTCAGGGATGGCAAATACCGGGGATTCGTGGAATTGTCCCTGGAGATACCCTTCGATATGCCGCACTTCGAGAGAAAATGA